The following coding sequences lie in one Bifidobacterium sp. ESL0690 genomic window:
- a CDS encoding transporter substrate-binding domain-containing protein, which translates to MNRHFKSVLALGCGFGLLFSASACGPTQTPPSANVPEGPTIAIAVANDEPGLGLDHEGKYSGFDIEVAHYVAQKLGYAHKQIIYKPVNVSSAMTALEESKADMFVSALPAVITSNTGRQFGTSKPYLTDPLGLLVPTRLQHDFTDVSSLKDQNICTVKGTADGGALASAIPAVKIQERDTYPQCLTALLVGETNAVAADAAILHGLASSVVEHDVTVLGDEDSSSSAGLVKAIAQVSQVRHAVVIRPSNGELTNKINTILDDMVKDGTWQKAAKSMRASIGYMPEPALNQSLKN; encoded by the coding sequence ATGAACCGGCATTTCAAGTCGGTGCTCGCCTTGGGGTGTGGCTTCGGCCTGCTGTTCTCGGCCTCGGCATGTGGGCCGACGCAGACCCCGCCTTCCGCCAATGTTCCCGAAGGTCCGACCATTGCGATTGCCGTGGCGAACGACGAGCCCGGGCTTGGTCTCGACCACGAAGGCAAATATTCCGGTTTCGATATCGAAGTGGCCCATTACGTGGCCCAAAAACTCGGCTATGCGCACAAGCAGATTATTTACAAGCCGGTCAATGTTTCTTCGGCCATGACCGCTTTGGAGGAATCGAAAGCCGATATGTTCGTCTCGGCTCTGCCCGCCGTCATCACGTCCAACACCGGCCGTCAGTTCGGTACGTCCAAGCCTTATCTCACCGACCCGTTGGGGCTTTTGGTGCCGACACGTCTGCAACACGATTTCACTGATGTCTCGTCATTGAAGGATCAGAATATCTGCACGGTCAAGGGAACGGCCGACGGGGGCGCATTGGCCTCTGCGATTCCTGCCGTGAAAATCCAGGAACGCGACACCTACCCGCAGTGCCTTACCGCGCTGCTGGTCGGCGAAACGAATGCCGTTGCCGCCGATGCCGCGATTCTGCATGGCCTCGCTTCCAGCGTCGTCGAGCACGATGTCACCGTTCTTGGCGATGAGGATTCGTCTTCTTCTGCGGGGTTGGTCAAAGCCATCGCGCAGGTTTCCCAGGTCCGTCACGCGGTCGTGATTCGTCCGTCGAACGGCGAACTGACCAACAAGATCAACACCATTCTCGACGATATGGTCAAGGACGGCACGTGGCAGAAGGCCGCCAAGTCCATGCGAGCAAGCATCGGCTATATGCCCGAACCGGCGTTGAATCAGTCTCTCAAAAATTAA
- a CDS encoding magnesium transporter CorA family protein, which yields MLRMFNTINGQVEQINKLENGSWICLSNPTDVELATVSSQTGVDLADLRAPLDDEERSRVDSEDDYTMIIVDIPTVEQRDGRDHYETIPLAIIVAAHTIITVCMQDTPVLHPFMEGTIRGFNTYMKTRFVLQILYRNATMYLRYLRIIDRSSDNLELKLQHSMQNREILQLLELSKTLVYFTTSLKSNEIVMEKLRVTEKLNSLTHIKQYPEDEDLLDDVITENKQAIEMANIYSGVLANMTDASASIVSNNLNNVMRIFTIISIVLSIPTLIFSMYGMNFQDGMFGMPFTNSRWGFFIVIAISMVITGLVAWWLTRSKLFK from the coding sequence ATGTTGAGGATGTTCAATACGATCAATGGGCAGGTCGAACAGATAAACAAGTTGGAAAACGGCTCATGGATCTGTTTGTCCAACCCCACTGACGTCGAACTCGCCACCGTTTCCTCCCAGACCGGCGTTGATTTGGCCGACCTGCGTGCACCTTTGGATGATGAGGAACGTTCACGCGTCGATTCCGAAGACGATTACACCATGATCATCGTCGACATCCCCACCGTCGAGCAGCGCGACGGACGCGACCATTACGAAACGATTCCTTTGGCGATTATCGTTGCGGCGCATACGATCATCACGGTTTGCATGCAGGACACGCCGGTGCTTCATCCCTTCATGGAAGGCACCATCCGCGGGTTCAATACCTATATGAAAACCCGCTTTGTATTGCAAATCCTTTATCGCAACGCCACGATGTACCTGCGTTATCTGCGCATCATCGACCGCAGTTCCGACAACCTCGAATTGAAACTCCAGCACTCCATGCAGAACCGCGAGATCCTGCAGCTGCTCGAACTTTCGAAGACCTTGGTCTATTTCACCACCAGCCTCAAGTCCAACGAAATCGTGATGGAAAAGCTGCGGGTGACCGAAAAACTCAATTCGCTGACGCACATCAAGCAGTATCCGGAGGACGAAGACCTCTTGGACGACGTCATCACCGAAAACAAGCAGGCCATCGAGATGGCGAACATTTACAGCGGCGTTCTTGCGAATATGACCGACGCCTCCGCCTCGATCGTTTCCAACAACCTCAACAATGTGATGAGGATTTTCACCATCATCTCCATCGTCCTGTCGATCCCGACACTGATCTTCTCCATGTATGGCATGAACTTTCAGGACGGCATGTTCGGCATGCCGTTCACCAACTCGCGCTGGGGCTTTTTCATCGTCATCGCCATTTCCATGGTCATCACCGGCCTTGTGGCATGGTGGTTGACACGTTCCAAGCTTTTTAAGTAG
- a CDS encoding histidine phosphatase family protein → MIDEVIFLRHGRTSYNVVHRLQGQIDVPLDIIGQWQVDQTGLELARRYYWAKVNNVAGNPDLLAQPGPGAAKQSDISEYQKVPAGKRRMKVISSDLFRAAQTAHAFADLLGLPVTLDKRLRERSFGQWEGKTRPEIRELDAEAYRSWRAHEGGEAKYGVETRTQVGARGAKAVLELLDENSQDDTPTTLMLVSHGSFIAATVETLLHMDPEIDELGNIPNAYWSTLNPRRQADGSYGWTLAEYNCGPAISTIADWSNGPQELRYEGMTLMTPLPVTDTV, encoded by the coding sequence ATGATTGACGAAGTCATTTTTTTGCGTCATGGAAGGACGTCCTATAACGTCGTCCACCGCCTGCAGGGCCAGATCGATGTCCCGCTTGACATCATTGGCCAGTGGCAGGTCGACCAGACCGGTCTCGAGCTGGCCAGACGCTACTACTGGGCCAAAGTCAACAACGTCGCCGGCAATCCCGACCTGCTGGCGCAACCCGGCCCGGGAGCCGCGAAACAGAGCGATATCAGCGAATACCAGAAGGTACCTGCGGGCAAACGCAGGATGAAGGTGATTTCCAGCGACCTTTTCCGCGCCGCGCAAACGGCCCATGCTTTCGCCGATCTTCTGGGCCTGCCGGTCACGCTCGACAAGCGGCTTCGCGAACGCAGCTTCGGTCAGTGGGAAGGCAAGACACGCCCGGAAATCAGGGAGCTGGATGCCGAAGCCTACCGTTCCTGGCGCGCACACGAGGGCGGCGAGGCCAAGTATGGCGTCGAAACGCGAACCCAGGTCGGTGCCAGGGGAGCGAAGGCCGTGCTGGAACTGCTTGATGAGAATTCGCAGGATGATACCCCGACTACTTTGATGCTGGTGAGCCACGGCTCCTTCATCGCCGCAACGGTCGAAACGCTGCTTCATATGGATCCGGAAATCGACGAGCTCGGCAACATTCCCAATGCCTACTGGTCCACGCTCAACCCGAGGCGCCAGGCCGACGGGAGCTATGGTTGGACGCTCGCCGAATACAACTGCGGCCCGGCCATCTCGACAATCGCCGACTGGTCGAACGGGCCTCAAGAGCTTCGATACGAAGGCATGACATTGATGACACCGCTGCCCGTCACGGATACGGTCTGA
- a CDS encoding YdcF family protein: protein MTDWWQTALLYGPAVFFGLLLVVSVIQEPRRFRNAVWLALFVLCFSSALLLDFWRDWAFIPIVLVAAFTPVIVVGFLLINTVIVIRHEGFSLSTVLPALFALVMMVCVAVYPMTFYFNAPRWGKSLGLLIALEGLWFFFTFAALLLYSAIYRFLPRRRQYDYIVILGAGLQGTKPTPLLRGRIDKAVDLWNRQGRRGLFIVSGGQGADEEISEAEAMKRYLVEQRGVPAGNIIKEDQSTTTLENLRNCKVIMDERCASNDYVSAQNRMACPYRVAVVTSDYHVFRASEYAREIGLKSDGIGSHTKSYYWPAAFIREFIAISKAHFWPYLAIAALWAAGMILGR from the coding sequence GTGACTGATTGGTGGCAGACAGCGCTTTTGTACGGCCCTGCCGTATTCTTCGGTCTGCTGCTCGTCGTCTCCGTCATCCAGGAACCGCGGCGTTTCCGCAACGCTGTGTGGCTCGCCTTGTTCGTGCTATGCTTTTCGAGCGCGCTGTTGCTTGATTTCTGGCGGGATTGGGCGTTTATCCCGATAGTGCTGGTGGCCGCGTTCACGCCGGTTATCGTCGTCGGATTCCTGCTGATCAACACGGTCATCGTCATCCGTCATGAAGGGTTCTCGCTTTCCACGGTTTTGCCCGCTTTGTTCGCGCTCGTGATGATGGTTTGCGTCGCCGTGTATCCGATGACTTTTTATTTCAATGCGCCCCGCTGGGGTAAGAGCCTAGGCTTGCTCATTGCGTTGGAAGGACTTTGGTTCTTTTTCACGTTCGCGGCGCTGTTGCTGTATTCCGCGATTTATCGCTTCCTGCCAAGACGCAGGCAATACGATTACATCGTCATTCTCGGGGCCGGTTTGCAAGGCACAAAACCCACGCCGCTGCTGCGAGGGCGCATCGACAAGGCAGTCGATTTATGGAATCGGCAGGGGAGACGTGGCCTGTTCATCGTTTCAGGCGGGCAGGGAGCCGATGAGGAAATCAGCGAAGCTGAAGCGATGAAACGATATCTGGTCGAGCAACGGGGAGTGCCGGCCGGCAACATCATCAAAGAAGATCAATCCACCACCACGCTCGAAAATCTACGCAATTGCAAAGTGATTATGGACGAACGTTGCGCTTCGAACGATTACGTTTCAGCTCAGAACCGCATGGCGTGCCCTTATCGCGTCGCCGTGGTCACCAGCGATTACCACGTGTTCCGTGCCAGCGAATACGCGCGAGAAATCGGGCTCAAATCCGACGGAATCGGCAGCCACACCAAAAGCTATTACTGGCCGGCCGCGTTCATCCGCGAATTCATTGCCATCAGCAAGGCGCATTTCTGGCCGTATCTGGCCATAGCCGCGCTGTGGGCGGCAGGGATGATTCTAGGAAGATAA
- a CDS encoding carboxypeptidase has translation MNEEALSAQTDAKQNTSAEKPAEPKLRPTGEHTTRHTMELNGETIHYQATVGTITIDTKEVKPAASDFYVAFELSDETGKTDTTRPITFIFNGGPGSSSTFLMMGSLGPKRIDIPDAAPVPAAPYGLKDNPYTMLPYSDIVFIDAPGAGFSQIAEKAKKELYSVDGDVKGFSAFIRAYLTRFHRWNSPKYVLGESYGTTRGAALSYRLQQDGVALNGLVLISNILDYAYTFDTSDQFYIGYFPTFATVSHYHGKAGQDVDIATHLNAAREFANGPLRAALAQGDTIDEVTKRDVAKRYAELTGLDEQYVYDSDLRVVDMRFRKELLRHDSGENTGMIVGRYDGRSKGYDLDRTAQEETFVVDDSFLDPAYSSVANAYLRDELGWDGADERRGFADFDWDSMEPGKGWTWWHTLPEGAKTSWGPHIPFPTVTADLAAAIAHEPTLKVMIGNGIYDLCTPFNQTEYDIDHMALPKPLRGNVAFTYYPAGHMLYTAPESIKKFAGDLSRFYASDVAGLADINERKI, from the coding sequence ATGAACGAGGAAGCGTTGTCGGCGCAAACCGATGCCAAGCAGAACACGTCAGCCGAGAAGCCGGCAGAGCCGAAACTTCGTCCGACAGGCGAGCACACGACAAGACATACGATGGAACTCAACGGCGAAACGATTCATTATCAAGCGACCGTCGGCACCATCACGATCGATACCAAAGAAGTGAAGCCTGCTGCCAGCGATTTCTATGTGGCCTTCGAACTGAGTGATGAAACCGGCAAAACCGACACCACGCGACCGATCACGTTCATCTTCAACGGCGGCCCAGGCTCGTCCTCAACGTTCCTGATGATGGGCTCGCTCGGACCGAAGCGCATCGATATTCCCGACGCGGCGCCGGTTCCTGCTGCGCCTTACGGTCTCAAAGACAATCCATACACCATGCTGCCGTATTCCGATATCGTTTTCATCGACGCCCCGGGCGCCGGGTTCTCGCAGATCGCCGAAAAAGCCAAGAAGGAGCTCTATTCGGTCGACGGCGATGTCAAAGGCTTCAGCGCATTCATCCGCGCCTACCTGACCCGTTTCCACCGTTGGAACTCGCCGAAATATGTGCTGGGCGAATCCTACGGCACCACGCGCGGGGCGGCGTTGTCGTACCGGCTTCAGCAGGACGGGGTTGCTCTCAACGGTCTCGTTTTGATTTCCAACATCCTGGATTATGCCTATACGTTCGACACCTCCGACCAGTTCTACATCGGCTATTTCCCGACGTTCGCCACAGTCTCCCATTACCATGGCAAGGCGGGTCAGGACGTCGATATCGCAACGCATCTGAACGCCGCGCGCGAATTCGCCAACGGCCCGCTGCGTGCCGCCTTGGCGCAAGGCGATACCATCGACGAGGTCACGAAGCGCGATGTCGCCAAACGCTACGCCGAACTGACCGGACTGGATGAACAGTACGTCTACGATTCTGATCTGCGCGTGGTCGATATGCGTTTCCGCAAGGAACTGCTGCGTCACGACAGCGGCGAAAACACCGGCATGATCGTCGGCCGCTACGACGGGCGGAGCAAAGGCTACGACCTCGACCGTACCGCGCAGGAAGAGACCTTCGTGGTCGACGACAGCTTCCTCGACCCCGCCTATTCCAGCGTCGCCAACGCCTATCTGCGTGACGAACTCGGCTGGGACGGCGCCGATGAACGCCGCGGCTTCGCCGATTTCGACTGGGATTCCATGGAACCGGGCAAAGGCTGGACCTGGTGGCACACCCTGCCGGAAGGTGCCAAGACGTCTTGGGGCCCGCACATCCCGTTCCCGACGGTCACGGCCGACCTCGCCGCAGCCATTGCGCACGAGCCGACGCTCAAGGTCATGATCGGCAACGGCATCTACGACCTGTGTACCCCGTTCAACCAGACCGAATACGACATCGACCACATGGCCCTGCCCAAGCCTTTGCGCGGTAACGTAGCGTTCACCTACTATCCGGCCGGCCACATGCTCTATACCGCCCCGGAAAGCATCAAGAAGTTCGCCGGAGATCTGTCGCGCTTCTACGCAAGTGATGTCGCCGGACTGGCCGATATCAACGAACGCAAGATCTGA
- a CDS encoding DMT family transporter yields the protein MLLCCAALWGGSYLVSKITMTAISPQWMMGMRTGGACLIMLALFHKRIIPALNRSILLPALLTGVSYWATMVLQTKGLLTIDPGRSAFLTAVYCVLTPFASWFVSKSRPHNINVIAGVICLAGVGLVALKPGGFSLSLSKGDWLTIGCAVVFSFNLTYLGVYSKKFSAITVTFVEMAVSAVLFFIGAIFTEPAPNATWLEPKIVVSFLYLFIGATTLAQLMQNIGLAHVSASSASVVMCTESLFSELFSILFWGSTLTFSTLAGFALIFLAVLMSIVRRSVIVDLFRRVEDWVHDLRKK from the coding sequence ATGCTGCTGTGTTGCGCAGCGCTTTGGGGCGGCAGCTATCTGGTTTCCAAAATTACGATGACTGCGATATCCCCTCAATGGATGATGGGAATGCGTACCGGCGGAGCGTGCCTGATAATGCTGGCCCTTTTCCACAAGCGGATCATTCCTGCTTTGAACAGGTCGATTCTGTTGCCGGCTTTGCTCACCGGTGTCAGCTATTGGGCAACTATGGTTCTGCAAACCAAGGGTCTGTTGACCATCGATCCTGGCAGAAGCGCGTTCCTTACGGCCGTCTATTGTGTGCTGACACCGTTCGCATCATGGTTCGTCAGCAAAAGCAGACCCCATAACATCAACGTCATCGCTGGCGTGATTTGTTTGGCAGGAGTTGGTTTGGTGGCCCTCAAGCCGGGTGGATTTTCGCTTTCTCTGTCTAAAGGTGATTGGCTCACCATTGGTTGTGCCGTGGTTTTTTCCTTTAACCTGACCTATCTCGGCGTCTATTCCAAGAAATTCAGCGCCATCACTGTCACTTTTGTGGAGATGGCCGTTTCCGCCGTACTGTTTTTCATCGGTGCGATTTTCACCGAACCTGCGCCAAACGCCACATGGCTGGAACCGAAAATCGTCGTGAGCTTCCTTTACCTGTTCATCGGCGCCACAACCTTGGCGCAGCTCATGCAGAACATTGGTCTGGCGCACGTCTCGGCATCATCAGCTTCCGTGGTGATGTGCACTGAAAGCCTGTTCTCAGAACTGTTTTCCATACTTTTCTGGGGATCGACATTGACTTTCTCGACCTTGGCCGGTTTCGCGTTGATTTTCCTCGCGGTGCTCATGTCCATTGTGCGCCGTTCCGTAATCGTCGACCTGTTTCGTAGAGTGGAGGATTGGGTCCATGATCTGCGCAAGAAGTAG
- a CDS encoding pyridoxamine 5'-phosphate oxidase family protein produces MATLTPEMKEFINNNLAWIATVSKEGQLDLGPKMSMFVLDDNHLAYHERTAGQHYKNLEDGSPLVICFANLESKKGYRFRGNVTLHSDDAIYDEQVKVAEKNGTKKPATIPVLEITEIQDLSAGANAGKTISKD; encoded by the coding sequence ATGGCTACTCTTACCCCGGAAATGAAGGAATTCATCAACAACAACCTCGCATGGATCGCGACCGTCAGCAAGGAAGGCCAGCTCGACCTCGGCCCGAAGATGTCGATGTTCGTGCTCGACGACAACCACCTCGCCTATCACGAGCGCACCGCCGGCCAGCACTACAAGAACCTCGAGGACGGCAGCCCGCTGGTCATCTGCTTCGCCAACCTGGAGAGCAAGAAGGGCTATCGCTTCCGCGGCAACGTGACCCTGCACTCCGACGACGCGATTTACGACGAGCAGGTCAAGGTCGCCGAGAAGAACGGCACCAAGAAGCCCGCCACCATCCCGGTGCTTGAGATCACCGAGATTCAGGACCTCTCCGCTGGCGCCAACGCCGGCAAGACCATCAGCAAGGACTGA
- a CDS encoding SOS response-associated peptidase, whose protein sequence is MCSRFSLDLDWDAIGADFKVEESDISEATLPSKTFVVKPKQDIGLIVETMDGTRHLRGANWSLIPRNSLTDNLYYKTHNARIESATKSPTYCESLDHMRAIIPASGYFEPHNRRPYYFHAPDDHVLAFAGLYSWWRQTPSSPWKLTATIMTCAASGGTEKIHSRMPMLVSAGLRDLWLDPRQKGSEILERVHESAQRLSQRLQFHEVAHFSGDGPHIIQPINRESQASLF, encoded by the coding sequence ATGTGTAGCAGATTCTCACTTGACCTGGATTGGGATGCCATCGGCGCGGACTTTAAAGTCGAAGAAAGCGATATTTCCGAGGCCACCCTTCCCAGCAAAACCTTCGTGGTCAAGCCCAAGCAAGACATCGGGCTGATTGTCGAAACCATGGATGGCACCAGGCATCTTCGGGGAGCGAACTGGTCGTTGATCCCGCGCAACAGCCTTACCGACAATTTATATTACAAGACGCACAACGCCCGTATCGAATCGGCCACAAAAAGCCCGACCTATTGTGAGTCGCTCGACCACATGCGTGCCATCATCCCCGCTTCGGGCTATTTCGAACCTCATAATCGCCGTCCCTACTATTTCCATGCTCCTGACGACCATGTTCTTGCCTTTGCGGGCTTGTATTCGTGGTGGCGGCAAACGCCATCATCGCCATGGAAACTGACCGCGACCATCATGACCTGCGCGGCCAGCGGCGGGACGGAGAAAATTCACAGTCGCATGCCGATGCTGGTATCGGCCGGTCTCAGGGACCTATGGCTCGACCCTCGACAGAAGGGCTCAGAAATCCTCGAAAGGGTTCACGAGTCCGCGCAACGGCTTTCACAACGACTTCAGTTCCATGAGGTGGCGCACTTTTCCGGCGACGGGCCGCATATCATCCAGCCGATCAACCGCGAATCGCAGGCAAGTCTGTTCTGA
- a CDS encoding alpha-amylase family protein translates to MNEMSRRIWWQVYPLGFCGAPVRPQSDSERRCVPRLDRLVNWLDYMEGMGCDGLLLGPIFTSETHGYDTVDFYTIDPRLGDDQTFGRLVTACHERGIALMLDGVFNHVGRAFPEFQRELKRAQDEMEAGKPVGHDGDDMFSFSLAEDGTLDYEKFEGHAILPTFNHDAPRVADLVTDVMAHWMNRGVDAWRLDAAMTVPTTFWAKVLPRVRREVPNAWFMGEAIHGDFPQFVRDSTIDTVTQYELWKAIWSSLKDGNFFELDWCLKRHDTFLETFTPQTFIGNHDVTRIASQIQDEEKLALAAVILFTVGGTPSIYYGDERAMKGEKTDGVGGDDIVRPEYPDTPESLPDDGEWMYRLTRQLAGLRSARPWMIDATTEPTLLENRHYAYDVKARDGSAKLHVDMNLDETPHADIYEGGSAEPLLHIEHRAN, encoded by the coding sequence ATGAACGAAATGAGCCGGAGAATCTGGTGGCAGGTTTATCCTCTGGGTTTCTGCGGGGCACCGGTACGCCCTCAATCCGACTCCGAACGTCGGTGCGTGCCGAGACTCGACCGCCTTGTCAATTGGCTGGATTATATGGAAGGCATGGGTTGTGACGGCCTGCTGCTCGGCCCTATTTTCACCTCCGAAACCCACGGCTACGACACCGTCGATTTCTACACAATCGATCCGCGGCTTGGTGACGATCAGACGTTCGGCCGTTTGGTCACGGCGTGCCATGAACGTGGCATCGCGCTGATGCTGGACGGCGTCTTCAACCATGTCGGCCGCGCTTTTCCTGAGTTCCAGCGCGAACTCAAACGGGCGCAGGATGAAATGGAAGCCGGCAAACCTGTCGGGCATGATGGCGACGACATGTTCAGTTTCTCTTTGGCCGAAGACGGGACGCTGGATTACGAAAAATTCGAAGGTCACGCGATTCTTCCCACCTTCAACCATGATGCGCCTCGCGTCGCCGATCTGGTAACCGACGTGATGGCCCATTGGATGAACAGGGGCGTGGACGCCTGGAGGCTCGACGCGGCGATGACGGTACCGACGACATTCTGGGCCAAAGTTCTGCCGCGCGTACGCCGTGAAGTGCCCAACGCCTGGTTCATGGGCGAGGCCATCCACGGCGACTTTCCCCAGTTCGTTCGTGATTCGACCATCGATACCGTCACCCAGTATGAGCTGTGGAAGGCAATCTGGAGCAGCCTCAAGGACGGCAATTTCTTCGAGCTTGACTGGTGCTTGAAGCGTCACGACACGTTCCTTGAAACCTTTACCCCGCAGACGTTCATCGGCAACCACGACGTCACCAGGATCGCCAGCCAGATTCAGGACGAGGAAAAACTCGCGCTGGCCGCCGTCATCCTCTTCACCGTCGGCGGCACACCTTCGATCTATTACGGCGACGAGCGTGCCATGAAAGGTGAGAAAACCGATGGCGTCGGTGGCGATGACATCGTTCGTCCCGAATATCCGGACACGCCGGAAAGCTTGCCGGATGACGGCGAATGGATGTACCGGCTTACCCGTCAATTGGCGGGGTTGCGAAGCGCGCGCCCGTGGATGATTGACGCCACCACAGAGCCGACCCTGCTGGAGAACCGGCATTATGCCTACGACGTCAAGGCGCGGGACGGCAGCGCCAAATTACACGTCGATATGAACCTCGACGAGACACCGCATGCCGATATTTACGAAGGCGGCAGTGCCGAACCCCTGCTTCACATCGAGCATCGGGCCAATTAG
- a CDS encoding histidine phosphatase family protein, translating into MDFSTVFDPNVHVRSLTLVRHGRTAYNASGRIQGVTDIPLDEVGNWQVHQTGRALKELYVDNQKDQQRHRLIVASDLGRAMATAHAFADLIGEEVHPDPHVRERHYGDWEGQATREIMEKYPEDFTSWLHGEGGELKHNVEPDKHVGLRATQAIAEWADKAEADTDLYVFSHGACIADTVRTLLNADNDADSNSAVFSMRNAHWARLIPIAIAGKPLRLALSDYNHGPAIADTPEWENPKL; encoded by the coding sequence ATGGATTTCAGTACTGTATTCGATCCCAACGTCCACGTTCGCTCGCTTACTTTGGTTCGCCACGGACGTACCGCCTACAACGCTTCCGGCCGTATTCAAGGTGTCACCGACATTCCACTCGATGAGGTCGGCAATTGGCAGGTCCATCAGACAGGCCGCGCGTTGAAGGAACTATACGTCGATAACCAGAAAGACCAACAGCGCCATCGCTTGATTGTCGCTTCCGATCTGGGCCGTGCCATGGCCACAGCCCACGCCTTCGCCGACCTGATCGGTGAGGAGGTCCATCCTGATCCGCATGTGCGCGAACGCCACTACGGGGACTGGGAAGGTCAGGCGACCCGCGAAATCATGGAGAAGTATCCCGAGGATTTCACCTCTTGGCTTCATGGTGAGGGCGGTGAGCTCAAGCACAACGTCGAACCGGACAAGCACGTGGGGCTTCGTGCCACGCAGGCCATCGCCGAATGGGCAGACAAGGCCGAAGCGGATACCGACCTCTACGTTTTCTCACATGGCGCCTGCATCGCCGATACGGTGCGCACTCTGCTCAACGCGGATAACGATGCCGACTCCAATTCGGCGGTCTTCTCGATGCGCAACGCGCACTGGGCCCGTCTCATTCCCATCGCCATCGCCGGCAAGCCGCTGCGTTTGGCGCTTTCCGATTACAACCACGGGCCGGCCATCGCCGATACACCTGAATGGGAGAATCCGAAGCTCTGA
- the rsfS gene encoding ribosome silencing factor, translating to MAALQSTIEALRLAAVAADRVKATDIVAFDVTGPIAITDAMLIATASSERQVLAVAEEVEKELYTKGGKLEPRSREGLDEARWVLLDYGDFVIHIMHEEERSYYDLERLWQDCPAIDLQLPNTADADEMTQNESVGE from the coding sequence ATGGCAGCATTGCAATCCACGATTGAGGCCCTGCGTCTGGCAGCAGTGGCGGCCGACCGGGTGAAGGCCACCGATATCGTCGCCTTCGACGTCACCGGCCCCATCGCCATCACCGATGCCATGCTCATCGCCACCGCTTCCAGCGAACGGCAGGTTCTGGCCGTGGCCGAGGAAGTCGAAAAAGAGCTGTACACCAAGGGCGGCAAGCTCGAGCCGCGCAGCCGCGAAGGCCTCGATGAAGCCCGCTGGGTGCTACTCGATTACGGCGATTTCGTCATCCATATCATGCACGAGGAAGAACGCAGCTACTACGACCTCGAGCGGCTTTGGCAGGATTGCCCGGCCATCGACCTTCAGCTTCCCAACACGGCTGACGCAGACGAAATGACGCAAAACGAATCTGTCGGCGAGTAG